TCTTATATATGGTTGTTCAAGACTTTCTTAAAAGCAATGTGTGGGGTTGCACCTAAGCTAATCATTACCGATGATCAAAGCATGAGAATAGGGATAGAACATGTTTTCCCGAACACTATACATAGACTTTGCATGTGGCACATCCTCATGAAGCTTACGGAAAAAGTTGGTGCGACCCTAAAAAATAGTCCAGATTTCCATGAACAGTTTATGTCATGTGTTTGGGGATCAGAGACACCAAACGAGTTCGAGTCAAAATGGTGTTCAATAATTAATGATTTCGGGCTAGATGATAATACATGGTTGTAGAAGAAGTATGAGTTACGACGATCATGGATTCCGGCATATTTTACTGATTTCCACCTTGGCGGAATCTTGCGTACCACATCAAGATCTGAGAGTGAGAATACATTCTTCAGACACTTTACTAACCGGAACCTTGCCTTGATTGAATTTTGGGTCAGATTTGAAACAGCTTTGGAGGAACAACGGCAAAAAGAATTACAAGAAGATAATGCTAGCCTTCATACACTGCCTATACTCAAGACTTGTTGGAGTATCGAGAGTCATGGTAGAGAAGTGTATACTCATGAGGTTTTTGCTGAATTTCAGAGTCAGGTGCTAGCAGCGAGGGATTATTGTCATGTCAAAACAATCACGCAGATTGGTGAGCTCCGCACCATCAGCATTAGcagcaacagtggcaaggttagacAAGTTAGTTTCAACACTAGCACTAAGGAAACACACTGTTCTTGTAGGATGTTTGAATCCTTGGGTATCATTTGCCGtcgcatcattgttgtcctaaAGAATGAGGGTTGTAATGAAATTCCTAGTCAATATGTGCTACATAGGTGGACTAAAATGGCTGCGCGACACCTTGCCTATGATGCCAACGACCATGAGCTACAAGGGTCATCTACATGTCTTCCACCTGTCATAAAGAAGTTGTACGCGGAAACATGTTCAAATTTCAGCCTGGCATTTCATGTCGCAAAACATAGTGAGGAGAAGATGAGATATCTTCACAAGGCTATTGGTGATGCCTACACACAATTGGGGCAGGAGGGAACAGTTAGTGAGCAAAGTAAAGTTCAAGAATTTGAATCCTTCGTTGGAACATCATTCCCAACTGTGATCAACATTCACCCACCAGATGTAGCAAAAACAAAAGGGAGTGGTA
The sequence above is a segment of the Triticum dicoccoides isolate Atlit2015 ecotype Zavitan unplaced genomic scaffold, WEW_v2.0 scaffold172284, whole genome shotgun sequence genome. Coding sequences within it:
- the LOC119344534 gene encoding protein FAR1-RELATED SEQUENCE 1-like, which translates into the protein MFESLGIICRRIIVVLKNEGCNEIPSQYVLHRWTKMAARHLAYDANDHELQGSSTCLPPVIKKLYAETCSNFSLAFHVAKHSEEKMRYLHKAIGDAYTQLGQEGTVSEQSKVQEFESFVGTSFPTVINIHPPDVAKTKGSGKRLKRGSKQTVTQKKKRAKEHHKNK